ACGTGGGGGCTCTTTATGGCACGAAGGATACGCTCCGTCATCTTGCCCTGCTCCTGGTTCATCGCCGAGTGTACCGCTGCGATAACGATGTCCAGCTCTGAAAGCAGATCCTCAGGGAGGTCCAGGGTGCCATCGGCACGAATATCCACCTCGATCCCGGCGAGGATGCGGAAACCATCCACCTGCTCATTGAGCTTGCCTATTTCGGTGATCTGTTTTCGTAACCTTTCCTCATCTAGCCCGTGTGCTACACCTCGCCCTGCTGAGTGGTCGGTTATGGCGATATACTTATATCCACGTTCCCTGGCGGCAAGAGCCATCGCCTCGATGGAATCGTGGCCATCGCTCCAATCGGTGTGTACATGGAGGTCTCCCTTTATATCGCCAGGCTCGATGAGACGGGGGATATCATTTTCCGCTGCCCTCTCCACCTCCCACTGCCCTTCCCTGAGCTCGGGCGGGATGAACTGTAGACCCAGCCTCCGGTAGAAGGACTCCTCATCGGTGAACTTCTCGGTGATGCCGCTCTCTAGGTCGGTCATCCCGTATTCGCTGAGCCTTAGCCCCTGGCGGTGTCCACGCTCCCTGATGGCGATGTTGTGCTGTTTTGAGCCGGTGAAATACTGGAGCAGTGAGCCAAAAGAGTCGTGGTCTACCAGCCTGAGGTCGATCTGGAGGTCGCCGGGGACGAGCACACTGGCCTTGGTACTCCCCTTGACCAGCGTCTCCTTAACCCGGGGCAGGCTAACGAAGGCACTAATAATACCTTCACGGTCATCGGCGGTACCCATGAGGTCGATGTCGCCGACGGTCTCGCGGAAGCGGCGCAGGCTTCCCGCCGGGGTGAGATTCTTAAGGCCGGGGCGTTCTCGAAGCTCCCGCATGATCCCCTCGACCACCGGTAGCGCGTCTCCGATAGGGGTGCGCCGCTCCTTGGTTCGCGTTGCCTGAAGCTGGCGCAGGATATTCTCCGCCACCTTGTCGCCCATACGGGGCATGCTGGCTAACCGCCCATCGCGGATTGCCGCTTCAAGGTCATCGATGCTGTTTACCCCCAGCTCATTGCAGAGGCGGATGGCGATCCTGGGGCCGATGCCGGGGATATCGAGGAGGGTGCTTATTCCCTCGGGGAACTCTGCCCTTAGCTCATCGTAGTAATGGAGGCGACCGGTGGTCACGAGCTCCATTGTTTTCTTGGCGATGGCCTCACCCACGCCGGGGATTTCCTCCAGGCTCTGCCCCTCCTTTACCATCTGCTCTACTTCCACCGGCAGGTGCTCGATGGTGCGGGTTGCCCGCTGATAGGCGCGGATCTTGAACTGGTTCTCGCCCTTTATCTCCAGCAGGTCGGCGATATCCGAGAAGACCTTCGCGATGTCGCTGTTTTTCATGAGCCCGATGCCATCTTTAATGCGTTAGCATTTGATCCCCAATTCTTTTTCAAGATCAAAATAGGCTTTTTTGCGGTCATAAAGTTCATCTATTTTTCCTAACTCAACAAATTTTAGCCTATTATCAATCTCATGAAATGTCCCAGAAAGCAGATTTTCAACCTTTTCATGATCTGACTCAGATGCCACGATATATATATGACTGTTCCACAAATCAAACGCGTGCTTTAATTTACCGAGAGCATGTTCTACATCGCCACCAACTTGAACCTCAAAAACGTAAGTTGGCACGGAATGGGCTAGTTTTCGCCATACAGCATCAAGCCTACTTGTTTTACTGCCTATCTTAATTGGGTATTCAGAATCGGCAAGGAAGCCCTGAATTCTCCCAATTTCAACCAATCTTAATTTCACTTCGTTATGGGAAGGTATAAATGGGGTTTCAGCCTCAGCCACTCGCATTCTATCCGGCTCTGATAGCTTTTGCACGTAATCCGTTGGCTGGATAGATTGGAGTTGGGAAATAAGCCAGTTGGCCATATACTCGTTAAGAAGTTGGAAACCTGAACGCGTGCGTTTCTTTAAATCCTCTGAAATTATTCTGGATTTAATCCATTCAGCATATGGCAAACACTTCTCTACATCGAACTCTAATCGCAGTGACCAAATTACTCGTTCCTCTTTTATTTCCTGAGGCCAGAGTGGCTTATCCTGATAAAACTTCGTTTTTACAACCCCATAACCAATAACACCAATTACTGGTTGCGTAGCATAAAAGAATATAATATCGTTCTCACATAACTCATCCCATAGGTGTCTCTGCGTTTGCTTAAGACCCCAGATATTCTGATAACTAAAAGCGGTTTTCCAATTCTCAGGTGAACCCACAGCTAACCAGTAATTTGCCATTATGCTACCTTCTCAACATACGTTGATAATCAGAATACCTGTTACCCAGCTTCATCTACATCATCCCAGCAACGTAAGTGACAGGCGTATTTCATACATGAACCCCAGAAGGTTATTAGATCTTCGTGTTCCGGGCCTCTTATCCATCCCTCGGCTACAACAACCACCGGCTGATTGCGT
This genomic interval from Dehalococcoidia bacterium contains the following:
- a CDS encoding EVE domain-containing protein, which encodes MANYWLAVGSPENWKTAFSYQNIWGLKQTQRHLWDELCENDIIFFYATQPVIGVIGYGVVKTKFYQDKPLWPQEIKEERVIWSLRLEFDVEKCLPYAEWIKSRIISEDLKKRTRSGFQLLNEYMANWLISQLQSIQPTDYVQKLSEPDRMRVAEAETPFIPSHNEVKLRLVEIGRIQGFLADSEYPIKIGSKTSRLDAVWRKLAHSVPTYVFEVQVGGDVEHALGKLKHAFDLWNSHIYIVASESDHEKVENLLSGTFHEIDNRLKFVELGKIDELYDRKKAYFDLEKELGIKC
- the polX gene encoding DNA polymerase/3'-5' exonuclease PolX, with protein sequence MKNSDIAKVFSDIADLLEIKGENQFKIRAYQRATRTIEHLPVEVEQMVKEGQSLEEIPGVGEAIAKKTMELVTTGRLHYYDELRAEFPEGISTLLDIPGIGPRIAIRLCNELGVNSIDDLEAAIRDGRLASMPRMGDKVAENILRQLQATRTKERRTPIGDALPVVEGIMRELRERPGLKNLTPAGSLRRFRETVGDIDLMGTADDREGIISAFVSLPRVKETLVKGSTKASVLVPGDLQIDLRLVDHDSFGSLLQYFTGSKQHNIAIRERGHRQGLRLSEYGMTDLESGITEKFTDEESFYRRLGLQFIPPELREGQWEVERAAENDIPRLIEPGDIKGDLHVHTDWSDGHDSIEAMALAARERGYKYIAITDHSAGRGVAHGLDEERLRKQITEIGKLNEQVDGFRILAGIEVDIRADGTLDLPEDLLSELDIVIAAVHSAMNQEQGKMTERILRAIKSPHVDVLAHPTCRLLGEREPIMVDLEAVFRAAAETNTALEINAMPSRLDLKDIHALRAMELGVKLTVVTDAHSTSHLDLVRFGVGVARRGWCEASHILNTRPLEEVLAFLRR